TTCAATTCCAGCTCATTGCAAAATTGTAATTAAGGTTGTGGATGTTAATGACAATAAGCCTGAAATTAACATAAATCTCATGTCCCCTGGGAAAGAAGAAATATCTTATATTTTTGAAGGGGATCCTGTTGATTCATTTGTTGCATTGGTCAGGGTTCAGGACAAGGATTCTGGGCTGAACGGAGAAGTAGTTTGCAAGCTTCACGGACATGGCCACTTTAAACTTCAGCAGAGTTATGAAAACAACTATTTAATCTTGACCAATGCCACACTGGATAGAGAAAAGAGATCTGAATACAGTTTGACTGTAATTGCTGAGGACAAGGGGACGCCCAGTCTCTCTACAGTAAAACATTTTACTGTTCAAATCAGTGATATTAATGACAATCCACCTCACTTCCAGAGAAGTCGATATGAATTAGCAATCTCAGAGAATAACTCTCCAGGGGCATTTATCACCACTGTTACAGCCACAGATCCTGACCTTGGAGAAAATGGGCAAGTTACATATACTATTTTGGAGAGTTTTATACTGGGAAGCTCCATAACTACATATGTTACCATTGACCCATCCAATGGAGGCATCTACGCCCTCAGAAACTTTGATCACGAAGAAGTGAGTCAGATAACTTTTGTGGTTGAAGCAAGAGATGGAGGAAGTCCGAAGCAACTTGTGAGCAATACTACAGTTGTGCTCACCATCAttgatgaaaatgacaatgtCCCTGTGGTCATAGGGCCCACACTGCGCAATAATACTGCAGAAATCTCCATCCCCAAAGGGGCTGAAAGTGGCTTTCATGTCACAAGAATAAGGGCAATTGACCGAGATTCTGGTGTGAATGCTGAACTCAGCTGCTCCATAGTAGCAGGTAATGAGGAGAATATCTTTGTAATTGATCCACGGTCATGTGACATCCATACCAATGTGAGCATGGAATCCGTTCCCTCCACGGAATGGGAGCTCTCAGTTATCATCCAGGACAAAGGCAATCCTCAGCTGCACACCAAAGTCCTTCTGAAGTGTATGATCTTTAAATACGCAGAGTCAGTGACAAGTACAGCAAAGACCCCAGCAAGCCAGGAGTCTTTGGATGTCTCCATGAttataattatttccttaggagCAATTTGTGCAGTGTTGTTGGTTATTATGGTGCTGTTTGCAACCAGGTGCAACCGAGAAAAGAAAGACACGAGATCCTACAACTGCAGGGTAGCAGAATCAACTTACCAGCACCACCCCAAAAGACCATCCAGGCAGATTCACAAAGGGGACATTACACTGGTGCCTACCATCAATGGCACTCTACCTATCAGATCTCATCACAGGTCGTCTCCATCCTCATCTCCTACCTTAGAAAGAGGGCAAATGGGCAGCCGGCAGAGTCACAACAGTCATCAGTCCCTCAACAGTTTGGTGACAATCTCATCGAACCACGTGCCAGAAAATTTCTCATTAGAGCTCACCCATGCCACTCCGGCTGTTGAGGTAAGATCATACACTGCACCAATTCACTGACTAAGTAGCTGCTAGTGCACAGAAGTTATGTAAGTGTTAGTTCTGGAGTGTTTCCTTTAAGAAGTAACAATACtaacaatatgcaaattaagtagGATACAAAGTTACATTATGCATATGTAGGAAGTACACACACCTGAGCATactgtttcaggtttttcttaaagaatttacTTGCATgtataatattgaaaaataaatgaagctcACAAAGGACTGATTAGAATCCCCAAACTTCCAAGATTAAGATACTGGAAGCAAAAAATAAAGGGACTTGCTTTATTGTCATAGGTGTGGTCTCtactaaaaagacaaaaaaggaacccaaacaaacaaaaacctgagTTGAaatttttctgacattattttaaCTGCATGTGTTACAATGTTGTATGTTAGAgtattttctctgcatttttataACTGGTTACTTTAAGCTGAACTATAAAGGAAATAGACCTGTAATCTGTAAAGGagtcttctttcaaaaagaaaaagaaacctgtTGTATTAGGTCATTCAAATCTCTCTGGGATATAGTCAGTTATATCCAGTGGCTAGCTGCATAGTCTGCCACAGCTCAGCACATGTAAGTGTTTAAAAGGGAGAGGACATGTTCATTGTTTTTCCTTGCTGAAAGCTTGTGAGTATTGGGGGTTTGTTTCCAGGAATCAGTTCTGTCTGTTTGGTTTCCAGCAGGTCTCCCAGCTTCTTTCAATGCTTCACCAGGGGCAATATCAGCCAAGGCCAAGTTTTCGAGGAAACAAATATTCTAGGAGCTATAGGTATGAATTACCCTTGTGTTGCCTATTAAGTGTCAAATAACATGGATGCTAAAGAATAAGCACTGTACCTTCCCTGACTTATCTTTCTAGATATGCCCTTCAAGACATGGACAAATTTAGCTTGAAAGACAGTGGCCGTGGTGACAGTGAAGCGGGAGACAGTGATTATGATTTAGGGCGAGATTCTCCAATAGACAGGCTGCTGGGCGAAGGATTCAGCGACCTGTTTCTCACAGATGGAAGGATCCCAGCAGGTAAGGGGATAGTGAGACATCAATCCTTATTTTCACATCTATTGTACCAGTGAGGTGAACAATTTCTCCCACTCTTATATTCTCTTTGTCCTTTGCACTGAGTCTCTGCAATCTGCACACTATTAGCAATGAACACAGACTGAAACACTTTCaagttattttcttaaaattcatgTGAAGCAGTTGGTAGAGAAGGAGTAAGTATGAAAGCTTAACAAGACAAGAAGAAAGGCGTGggcagagagggatagaaaaccacactgctttcctccttttcctaCCCCATCCAATCCTGTCAGAGGACACTCTTGAGCAACTCTCTATAAAATTATGGGGTGGCTGTTTTCATTGAGACAGCCTGTTTTGGTGCATGGTGGTGAAAACTGGACTATAATTTGGAGGACACATTTCCTGTGATGGAAACCAACTCACAAAAATCAGAGATGAAAATATACTAGGAAATGGCATACTTTACTCACTAAAAATAGGAGAGAGAATACATCTTTGTAGGTGGTATGCATAGAATATTTTTCACCACCTTTCATTTTATGTCTACACTGGAGTGCAAGAGAAACAGGAATCCAAGAGAGGAATGTATAAGTATACAGCTGAATGGAGGAAATCCTAGTCAGTTATGAGCCACTTTCTCCTGAGCACCCCTTCTCTCTAATTGTGCAGTAGCAACTCTCTGAGCCAACCGGGTAAATACTGACTGTCATTGAAGCAACCCTGTGACTAAAGACTGTAATGTTAAATCAACTCTTAGGAACATACAGATGCTCCTTTGGCTACGTATGTTTCTAAACTCTACTGAGTGTTGATGTAGTGACTGCCATTTGGTAAATGAAAGGCAAAAGAAAACTATATTACCCGCCTGAGTTCCATAAAACATCTATTTTCTAAATATAGTTCAGTAAGAGAGGTTTGGGACTAGACATGTGGGCGCTTCAGAGAGCCACAGAAATTCAAGCAAAATTAGTAAATAGAAACTCTAGCTCTCATGGTTATAGTAGCAGTGGTAGCAGTAGCTACAGGAGCATTAGTCACAGCAGTCACAGTAGTAGTTGCCAGTGATGTCCCAATGCTTACACCAGATCCACAGGTGTTCTACACTTGCACTGCTGCTCCCACTTGGACATAGGAACTAGTAACAGTAGTTCATTGTCATTACATTAGTAGATACTGCATTTCTGGCAGGATGGGTGTATGGAAAGGACTTCTAGTTACATACGGGGCTACATGAGAGCCCGTTTGCCCaggtgtctttgtttttttttgtgtgttttttttttaattcatagatTTCCTTGACCACTTTAAAGAGAAAGCTCTGGAAATATAGTGGGATATATATGGCTTCATACAACTTGGTAAAAGAGAATCAGTTTTATTATTCTTACCCATGAAatggatgtatgtgtgtgtgtgtgtgtgtgtgtgtatatatatatatatatatatatatatatatatatatatatatatataaaatggctGAATTTCCATGATTTTATGACACTGACAGAACTCTAATTTTGAATACTGTTCTCTAATTTTGAATAGTTTGATTTACcaaattatattatttcataagGCATAAAAGTAACTTCATGGGCACAATGTCAATATTTCcttatgtgttattttttaattatatgaagTCTAttcattgaaattttaatttagcAGCATAGTTAAAAAGAGAATAACTACCTCTACTTATATAACCTAGCCATTTGGGGGCCTAAATGCTGCCTAAAGtctttttaaatctgaaattGTATAATTTCTAATACCTAACCATggtctaactttaaaaaaaaaaagatcaagacttctctttcactcttttctgtattttccaagttACCAACATCAGATATGTTCATGACAGAAGTGTTATCTGGCacttgagttaaaaaaaataaaattaaaataaaagttaaagaataAAGACATTGAGGAACAATAGGTAGATATAAAGCCTAGATATTAGTGAGTCTTATATAGTGACTGACTTTAGATCTCTTCTaagtttacatttcttttcaaaGTTAATAGCTCACTTTTATATTATCATTAATAATACCACTTAATATATAGGCAGCCTTTAAGAAACAACTCCATATTTACACAATCATACTAATCCAGGTGTGTAGTGGAAGAGCTATATTGCTGGTGTATGGCGTTGTATGACAACTGATTGTGTTACAGTAGATACATTTCTGCATGACTAGCTACCTGCCTCCCTGTGGGGTGTGATGGCAGGTATAGAGTGCCAGGATTTCACCAATGATACATAAATCTGTTTTAAGCTTTACTCATGTTTGGCTAGTAGGGAAAGAAATATGCATATTAAGTATCATACAGAGATAACCATCCTTTCATTATGACCATCTTCCTGATGACACTTCACCAACTTTCTGGTTAATTATTCACCCCAGAAGCTTCTGCCAGCACATTGGGGTATAAAACTTGTGTCTTGTGAACTTATATTCCCAGGAAATATCCGAAGTAGGAAAAAAGTAAGTCCACATCTGAATGCCATTAATAGAAATCAGTGCAGTTTCGAAAGCATGTGTATTTTTAGGCCTGAAGTGTCTTATTTCAACGTTTTTTTCTGCATTAAACTGTGATCAAATATAGATCATGTTGTGTTGCATTGCCTGCCAATAAGGTCGTTTCTGGTCATTCTTTCTGTTAATTCCCACAGACATATCCTGCATTCTGAGCAGGAAAATCAGCATGCATTTTTGTCTGTTAGCTCATGTTTGTCAACGTATTTTCTTCCTGATTCATTCAACTTTGAACTGCCGTACTATTCACATTCCTGCAAAATCTCCATTTTCCCAGTGTCTTAGCTGCACCAGGGTGATTTATAAAGGCTTTTGATTTTGTGATGCTCCTTCCTGGTTGAGCTCATTCCACTTTTCACCAATCTGCCCTCAATGATTATTTAATTCAAACAATCCTTTTTAATTCTGAGTTCTCTTCATTTTCATGGCTGCTATCCTAGTTCTGACCTTTCTGCATGGCTGAATTACTGTGCAAGCATATGAACTGATATTCTCTTTCTAGTAACTCCTCCCTTTGCTAAATCTTTCATAGAGTTTGATCACCTTTTTCatagcattttaatttatattttgggttcaaaatcaataaatgacttTTTTGGCCGAGCAACATCTATGAAACCTACTTATCTTGGCATTTTAAGGCCAGTGAAACCCACTCCTAGTTTAACTCTCAATTTTGGCTTTTTGGGATGTCTTTTGCAATAGGTAGGGTTACTGCTTAGTATAACACACCAATCCTTCGCTCATGGGCTTTTCTACCTAAAACACTGGCTTCTCTTCACTTTGTCTATCATCTCTCAAATTTCGTTTCATGCTTCTCTTTAACGACTTTAACCTCCATGtccactattttttcttttcttgacatGCTCTCAGCATCGTATTTTGGCATTCTAATTGGACATTTAGGGCCCTGTTTGCTACCGTTGACTCAGAACTACATCTGAAACCATGTAAGGACACATGGGAGAGGCCCTTAATGAAGAACTGATTGATCACTCACTGACTAATGGCGTGGAAGAAGTTAGGCACACATTCTTTCTTCTACTATTTGAATGCTTACCTCCTGCCCTACCTATAAGGTTCATATAGTTCAGTGATAAAATTGATAGTCATGTAGTGGGAAAGAAGAATTCTGTTTGCctcatgtcctcccctccccaggggaaATTGCACCACCTGGCAAAGCTTtaaaggaaggacagagagatcAGCCACTTACACCACTTGCCAACAAGTCCTATTCATTGGACATGGTATGGAACCTCTATAGCACTGAGTTACATGTGCACTGGGAATGTTTCAAATAACTGAGTCCCCAGGGAAACTATTGAAAATGTCAGGGAAACTGAAAAATGCCCTCTTCTGCAACCCTGCCCTTccatctcctttttattttatttttttttttgccatctcTCCCTCCATGAAATTTTCTTTatcaatttttcatattttctgaatttttaaatttgtgttaaTTTACTATTTTAGAATTAAAGCCCCATTTATTGTGAGGTTGTAAAATAGCATTCcctgtttaaaaaacacaccctaTGACCAAAGTAagttgtaaacatgaactatCATTTTAATCACCCAGGTTGTATTCAGGTTTCTAGAAATTTGCTCATGCTCAGGATTCTTAGAAGCCTGTGTAATTTTTGTCTCCGTTGtcattaaacattaaaataaaataaagtcagtcAAACAACTAAGCCCTTCCCACAGAGTTAAAGGCCAGAAAATGAATGAAAGGTGTCATCAGGTCTGTCTCCCTTCTTTGTAACAGGCTGTGAATAAGACAACATAGACAAGTCTCCTTTCCATTTTCAGAGACCTGGGGAATGAAGAAAAACTTTCATTACCACTTTGCTAGCTATTTCACTGCTTGTACAACCTCATTGCTATTAAAGTATTCCAGTTACTTTCAACTCCTTTTGGTTTTGTACACATTCATTGCTGAACAATCATTGGTATTGTCAAGTTGCAATAATGCATGAGGTCAGCACATCTAAACATGCTTTTATTCTTAAATCATCCTTCCTCATTTAAGCAACTTTTCTTCATAGCAAAATTACACAAGGACTCTCAATGTTCGCCCTCTTTCTCTTGGCCCACATTGATTCCTATGGAATCAGTATTCATActatctcttcattttctttacttcctttgtattttcagctttttttaaaaaaaatttttttagcaaTCACACATTTTTTCTCATTCACAAAACTTGCTCTTATTTCCTGGGTAAATATCCACAAGTGGGGTTGCTGGATTAATTGTAgtcctattttaaatttttttgaccTACCTCCTTACGGTTTCTcatagtgactgtaccattttTGCATTTCCAACCCAGTGTACAAGCATTCAATCCCCCctcatcctcaccaatacttgctatttttgttttttatagcaGCCATCATTACAGGTTTGAGGTGaaatgtcattgtggttttgagtTGTATTTCCATGATGATTAGAACATATGTAGTGAATGCTTATTCTCTGCAGACAGTTTACCCCGTGCTGAGGATACAGCAATAAACACAATAGGCAATTTGCTTCTACTGACAAGGTATTTGGCATTGTTTAAGAGTCATCCTTTCTAGAAAAAATTTCACAGGAAGAGAAATATTTCTTAAGTAGCCAAATCTATAGAATCATTTCTAAATATGTAAGTATGGCTGATAATGGTTCAGTTTTCATTCAAATCTAAGAAAATTACTTTAGACCCTCTGCATTCTGTCATTTGCTCTAAAATGAAAATTGTGATATTAAAGAGACCTTATTGTCACTGAAAGAGGTAGATGACTTTTGGACTATAATTGACATCTTCATATTTCCTGGTTGTTATGTAGTTTAgttattgtattttccaaatttagagatttttctcctctttatttttctgcttttctcatcATCTATTCTTTCTATGAGCGTGGTCACTCACATTCCAATAGGACATCATAGCAACTGGAAGAACTAATCAGTGGAGTTTTCATAATCTTCATCTTTTGATGACTTTTCCATCTATTTGATTTTCAAACCAGATGCCTGGTAGTTGCAGATAATTTGCACTGCTAGTTTAAATAACAAGTCAATAAATAATCCAGAATACCTTTAAGAGAGATCAATAATATAATGACCTGATAACTCACTATCTTCACGATGCTTGCATTAAAAGTAAAGTAGGTCAGATAGACTTCACTACCTAGAAAGCTACTCAAAGGTATTACTTGAGGATTATTGGGTTGCATTCTGAAGTTATGGATTTCACCTTACAGCTCTGGTGTTCTTTAGAATTTATGTTCAGCAAATATTTCGTCACCCACACTTTAACTCCTTTTCAGTCATTCTCATGTATAAGTTATTAATCCATTGTCTCATTACTTGAGTAGCAGAAATGATATTCCTGAGAAATATGAGTCataatcttccttttcttatttgatgagcaagaaagaaaatatatatgctgGGTCCATAAAACTAGCATTCAAATCAAAGCCATAATTATAGTTCATCTAATGTGTAAAATAATGGGTTGATATCAGGGTAGGATTTTAAACTatctcattctatttttttttgaataaaatacatttttccaaCATTTTAAGTCATAGTAACTGTACTCATGAGTCCCCATTGTTTTCCTTGAGAGCAGCCATGAGGCTGTGCACGGAGGAGTGCAGGGTCCTGGGACACTCTGACCAGTGCTGGATGCCACCTCTGCCCTCACCATCCTCTGACTATAGGAGCAACATGTTCATTCCAGGGGAAGAATTCCCAgcgcagccccagcagcagcatcCACACCAGGGTCTTGAGGATGACACCCAGCCTGCCGATTCCGGTGAGAAGAAGAAGAGTTTTTCCACCTTTGGGAAGGACTCCCCGAAAGAGGAGGACCCCGGGGACAAAGGCACGTCATCTCTGCTCTCAGAAATGAGCAGCGTGTTCCAGCgtctcttacccccttccctggacacctattctgaggccAGTGAGGTGGATCGGTCCAACTCTCTGGAACGCCGGAAGGGACCCCTGCCAGCCAAGACTGGGGGCTACCCACAGGGCGTGGCAGCCTGGGCGGCCAGTACGCATTTTCAGAATCCCACCACCAACTCTGGGCCCTCCCTGGGAACCCACTCCAGTGTGCAGCCATCTGCTAAATGGCTGCCGGCCATGGAGGAGATCCCCGAAAACTATGAAGAAGATGATTTTGACAACGTGCTCAACCACCTCAACGATGGGAAGCATGAACTCATGGATGCCAGTGAGCTAGTGGCTGAGATTAACAAACTGCTTCAGGATGTCCGCCAGAGCTAGGGGATTTGGGCCAAGCGTTTTGGTTTCCAGATACATGGAAGTCGGGGGCAGAGAAAACCCTGAGAGAACTGGCATTGCCAAATTGTTGCATTTATCATAAATGTGTCTGTGTATATTGAAtattaaatactgtattttcGTATGTACACAATGCAAGTGTGATGATttcaatctgtattttaaaaatacatttgtaccTTATATTTATGTGTAATTTAAcagacaaattttatttttttactcccATGACAAACATGTCTTTCCTAATCACGTAGAAAGTAGCCACTGTTCAATTCTGATATACTATTCAACCATCAAGTATAAAGGCACTGCTTAGATTAGTTATGTTGGGGGAGAAATTGTTATCCTATAGGAACAGCCCCCCTAAAGCATTATAGAATTCTTTCTTCTATTAAGTGATCCAACTTTTTCTtcaatactttttataattaagcatcaataaaaatgctaaactattttattattgttgttgttattatttttactgcTCTCTGCTAGTTCTGGTAGTTCAATTCTCACAGCCAAATTGAAACATGAGGTGAAATGTTATTTCAGAACTAGGCAGTCTCTTTCACAGTCCATGGtgaaaatagaaccagagtccaTTTTTCCTGACTCCCAGGCCCCTGCTATTCCAGGAGATCACACCGGCTTGTTCTTGAGAATATTTCTCCTAAAGTATTATTGTCTGTTCATAATCAAGGGAAACAATGAATTTCATGCCGTCCTCATAACAGGAGATGTGCTCCAAGGAAATGGACTCTGTCCTTTAATGGATACAGTATGTATTCTAACAGCATGAGGTATTAATGGACAACGGCAGTTATGTCAGTGTCTCCCCTGGGGTAGTAAATATAATCGATTTATGCTGAAACTGCTCTATTTGAATCTTCCCCTCTCCGTTCACAATACTTGAACATTTTTATCTTtgcagtgttgttgttgttgttgttttgctataGTATTCACTTTTAGCTTTTGTCTCCAGTGCATGATCTCacatttttgcttttatatttagtAAAAGAACgtttataaaattacatttttgctATTGcagttctgttttatttgttgtgTGACAAATGGCAAATTATTTATTGTGCTGTTATCTCTCTGTGTGGAATGCTTTGGTAAAAGAGATCGTGATTATGATTGTTCTCATTTATGACCAGGCTTCTATTAGTGCTTTTTCTATGAATACAACATCTTGATTGTACTCTCCAGAAAATATTACtgtcaatgaaaataaaagaaaaaattaaagtaaagcTAAATAACTGTCCATAAATCAGAGTCTTATTCCTATGTATATGTTCATAAGCTTTGCATGAAGCATATCCTTCATGAGATTATAATTCAATGTTAGGTTTTGAATGGTAGGCAGGGGacattcagcccagccagtgtgtcacagtggttgagcttcaacccatgaaccaggaggccagggcacatgcctaggttgcgggctcaatccccagtacaagAGGCAGCTATCCATTATTCTcacccttgatgtttctatctctctcccttcctctctgaaatcaatttaaaaaaccccacacatttaattaaaaaaaaaaaaaagagggaacatTCAGCTGGCTTGGCTAACTAGAAAAACACAAGGGAAAAGGATTGAATTTGAGACCTGTAATGGGAATGAAAAGAGTCTATAATATTCCCAgtagattaaataatttaaatgcacTTGAAGTATAAAGAACATGGAGTAATCAAATAGTAATTGCTtgaccactttttaaattaaaaaaaaagttctcagaGCATTTTGTATTAAGTTGTGTTGGAAAAAAAATGTGCACTTACAATGTTTCTGtgtggaagaaagaaaatttacCCTCTAAGTTCTTTCAGCTGGTCTAATGATTAAATCTATATGAGGttgattaacaggagaaaatgatcagatttaattacatatgtgtgcatGGGAACCTCATATACATTATAGGTTCAgggacagaaagggaaaatgaggcATATGTGACATTCTGAGCTACACATGAGGGAAAGCGCGTTGGGGCTTCAGAGGGTCCTTATAGGACGATAAGCAGAACAGATGTGCTGTAATTAGTAGTCTGCCCTGCCCCATAGATAGGTCCCCCAATAGGTTATATCTAATAATCTCTTACTATGGTTTGGGAAAGCCCCTAATTCAAATTCTCCTAGTGGTTGGGGTTGGTTGCGGGTGGGAAaacagaagtttctcttgagcacGCTGCGTCTCAGTTGCCTTTAGCTGAAGATAACCCACAATCTGAAACTTCTCATTTCTAAGAGATGCAAATATTATCCTCATTGCCTTACGAGAGGGAATTGAAATACCAGGAAAGCAGAATAACCTAGAAGTGGTTAGTTAATtcagatattttaattttcaagtgATTACCAACCACATCAAATAGATGTGTTAGGTCTTTCAAAAGGCACATTTTTACCTTTATAGGAGGGATTGCAATTTCAAGTGAAATTTTCGTTTATTTTTCAgtagattacacacacacatgctaacCACATTTAAAGACATTCTGCCTTTCAAATTCACTCTTTTAGCACATATTATCATCTAAAAAAGACTTTCATAATTGTTCTATTCTTAAAGCACCAACAAGAATTTAGGAAGCAAAACGGGAAATCAATGTTTATGTGAAGCACATTAAATGCAGTGTTATTTCAACACAAAAGCTTTGTATACTGTCCATATAGTAAGCACTCCATGTCTCACACTAGCTGCTTCTCTACCCTTCTCCACTTCTACTTATTGCTGTCCATGCCCACAGGTTAAGGGATATTAGTGTAAGGTTTTTGCTTTTCACTCCTGTTCCTTTCACAGGTAATATTATCTCAGTGAAAGCTGGAATGTTTTCACTGTCATAGCAACCTAACTTCTCTTCACATTTACATGACCTCTTCTTTGATATCACACCCCTCCTCAGATTCAAACAACCAAAAAGCACTAAATCAAAGAGATTCTTTTCTCTGTTCATTAGCTCTTAATCCCCTTGGCCCCATTCAATTCCTTTAAATGTTCTTCAATGATAATCATTTATTAAgggaataattttctaaaaatgtaattcAACACTAAATCTTTTGCTTAGCCAAACTTCCCTTTAAGCGATTGTTTATAGTATGATTAGATTGTTTATAGGATAATTAGAATTATTACAAGTTATTAACTTTGTTATTCTCTTttacatttctttccttcttggtATTTAGCAGATAGGGCCTATAACTTTATTGATCATTTAaattattctactttctgtcacaaatatataaaatttaccacttaCCAATAGATAACTATTAAGGCAAAAGATGGGTTACTGTTCTGTTGGCGTCATGAAGAAGTCTCATTGGTGGAACTAAGCTTTTAAAGTTGAAAAAACTGtg
The sequence above is a segment of the Myotis daubentonii chromosome 5, mMyoDau2.1, whole genome shotgun sequence genome. Coding sequences within it:
- the PCDH18 gene encoding protocadherin-18 isoform X2, translating into MNAKMHSRLVFALLVVSFSPDVWGKNLKYRIYEEQRVGSVIARLSEDVADVLAKLPYPYVRFRAMQRGNSPLLVVNEDTGEISIGAKIDREQLCQKNLNCSIEFDVITLPTEHLQLFHIEVEVLDINDNAPQFSRPLIPIEISESAAVGTRIPLDSAFDPDVGENSLHTYSLSANEFFSIEVRTRTDGAKYAELIVVRELDRELKSSYELQLTASDMGVPPRSGSSILKISISDSNDNSPVFEQQSYIIQLLENSPVGTLLLDLNATDPDEGANGKIVYSFSSHVSPKIIETFKIDSERGHLTLFKQVDYEITKSYEIDVQAQDLGPNSIPAHCKIVIKVVDVNDNKPEININLMSPGKEEISYIFEGDPVDSFVALVRVQDKDSGLNGEVVCKLHGHGHFKLQQSYENNYLILTNATLDREKRSEYSLTVIAEDKGTPSLSTVKHFTVQISDINDNPPHFQRSRYELAISENNSPGAFITTVTATDPDLGENGQVTYTILESFILGSSITTYVTIDPSNGGIYALRNFDHEEVSQITFVVEARDGGSPKQLVSNTTVVLTIIDENDNVPVVIGPTLRNNTAEISIPKGAESGFHVTRIRAIDRDSGVNAELSCSIVAGNEENIFVIDPRSCDIHTNVSMESVPSTEWELSVIIQDKGNPQLHTKVLLKCMIFKYAESVTSTAKTPASQESLDVSMIIIISLGAICAVLLVIMVLFATRCNREKKDTRSYNCRVAESTYQHHPKRPSRQIHKGDITLVPTINGTLPIRSHHRSSPSSSPTLERGQMGSRQSHNSHQSLNSLVTISSNHVPENFSLELTHATPAVEVSQLLSMLHQGQYQPRPSFRGNKYSRSYRYALQDMDKFSLKDSGRGDSEAGDSDYDLGRDSPIDRLLGEGFSDLFLTDGRIPAAMRLCTEECRVLGHSDQCWMPPLPSPSSDYRSNMFIPGEEFPAQPQQQHPHQGLEDDTQPADSGEKKKSFSTFGKDSPKEEDPGDKGTSSLLSEMSSVFQRLLPPSLDTYSEASEVDRSNSLERRKGPLPAKTGGYPQGVAAWAASTHFQNPTTNSGPSLGTHSSVQPSAKWLPAMEEIPENYEEDDFDNVLNHLNDGKHELMDASELVAEINKLLQDVRQS
- the PCDH18 gene encoding protocadherin-18 isoform X1, whose product is MNAKMHSRLVFALLVVSFSPDVWGKNLKYRIYEEQRVGSVIARLSEDVADVLAKLPYPYVRFRAMQRGNSPLLVVNEDTGEISIGAKIDREQLCQKNLNCSIEFDVITLPTEHLQLFHIEVEVLDINDNAPQFSRPLIPIEISESAAVGTRIPLDSAFDPDVGENSLHTYSLSANEFFSIEVRTRTDGAKYAELIVVRELDRELKSSYELQLTASDMGVPPRSGSSILKISISDSNDNSPVFEQQSYIIQLLENSPVGTLLLDLNATDPDEGANGKIVYSFSSHVSPKIIETFKIDSERGHLTLFKQVDYEITKSYEIDVQAQDLGPNSIPAHCKIVIKVVDVNDNKPEININLMSPGKEEISYIFEGDPVDSFVALVRVQDKDSGLNGEVVCKLHGHGHFKLQQSYENNYLILTNATLDREKRSEYSLTVIAEDKGTPSLSTVKHFTVQISDINDNPPHFQRSRYELAISENNSPGAFITTVTATDPDLGENGQVTYTILESFILGSSITTYVTIDPSNGGIYALRNFDHEEVSQITFVVEARDGGSPKQLVSNTTVVLTIIDENDNVPVVIGPTLRNNTAEISIPKGAESGFHVTRIRAIDRDSGVNAELSCSIVAGNEENIFVIDPRSCDIHTNVSMESVPSTEWELSVIIQDKGNPQLHTKVLLKCMIFKYAESVTSTAKTPASQESLDVSMIIIISLGAICAVLLVIMVLFATRCNREKKDTRSYNCRVAESTYQHHPKRPSRQIHKGDITLVPTINGTLPIRSHHRSSPSSSPTLERGQMGSRQSHNSHQSLNSLVTISSNHVPENFSLELTHATPAVEQVSQLLSMLHQGQYQPRPSFRGNKYSRSYRYALQDMDKFSLKDSGRGDSEAGDSDYDLGRDSPIDRLLGEGFSDLFLTDGRIPAAMRLCTEECRVLGHSDQCWMPPLPSPSSDYRSNMFIPGEEFPAQPQQQHPHQGLEDDTQPADSGEKKKSFSTFGKDSPKEEDPGDKGTSSLLSEMSSVFQRLLPPSLDTYSEASEVDRSNSLERRKGPLPAKTGGYPQGVAAWAASTHFQNPTTNSGPSLGTHSSVQPSAKWLPAMEEIPENYEEDDFDNVLNHLNDGKHELMDASELVAEINKLLQDVRQS